Within Veillonellales bacterium, the genomic segment AACCCTTAATGCAGCACGGATTGATCCGAAAGACTTAGCTTCTCTCGCCGATATTAGCGATGATGAAGCTCAGTATATCGTCGCCGAGGTGCAACCAGAACCATTCAGCCTCTCTCCTCAATCGACTGCTCGCATCCTAATCACCTTTAAGCTCTCAATTAAAACGCTTGAGGTACTATTGAAGAATGCTTTACTAGCCCAATACGCCATGAAAACCTCTCAGCGCGCTCTTGCCAGATCATCTGAAACGCTCGGTAATAGACAGCGGGCTCGCTCGATTCAAGATGGCATCAACGCGCTCTTTATTCAGATAAGCAATGAACCAAAACCATTACGCAGCAATGCAGAACTCCCACTCTTTGCAGAAGATCAAATCAAACTTTCAACGTATTTGTCTGCGGTCATAAACGAATTGAAGAGCAATGAAGCTGAATACTTGCTCTCATAATGATCGCGTCGCCAGCAAACGGATCGAAATGACCTGAGTGCTTACGTTGAATATGGCTGCAAGCTTTTCGATGTCAGGCGTTTGGGATAGATGCTTTTTCAACTGTGCAAGTGGTACTAATAGTTCTCCCGCAAATTCGTTGGCCTCTGATTCTTCGATGGCGTTGTTTTTGATAATGTCTTCGGGTTCTGGAGGATTATCGATTGACACATCAGGCCGGGCATACGAACGTGTATGCCCTAAAACCCAATGCCCAAGCTCATGCGCAAGCGAAAATCGCTTCCTGTGAGGATGATGACTAGCATTCACTGCGGCGTACTTCATGCCCCCTTGTTCGATGCATAGCGCCGATAGGCTAGTAGGAAAGTTTTGCACCTCGATGTAGCAAAAACCGAGATACTCGCAGACTTTCTCAAGATCGACCGGTACTGAATTCTGCCCTGCATCCTTCAGCGTTTTCCGCGCTTTCTCACGGACAAATCCTGTTCTTCCCGGCATATATTCTCCCCCTGTAATGTGATTCCGAATTATACAGCAGAGGGGAGCCCTAGGCATCCCTAGCCTTTACTATAAGAGGATTATAATGGCAGAACGAAAAACAACCCACGTGGTTCCCAACCATGATGGTGGTTGGGACATAAAACAGGGAGGTGGAGAACGCTCATCGGGTCACTTCGACACCAAGCAAGACGCTGTCGACCGCGCTAGGGAGATTAGCCGAAACATCGGCAGTGAACTCTTTATCCACAAACAGGACGGTACCATAGGGCAGAAGGATACCCATGGCGGCGATCCCTTCCCCCCTAAGGGCTGAGCAAAAAGGAGTACGACCATGGCTAAATGGGCAGACTATCTAATCTCTGCGGTACGGTACGATACGTCATCAAACGGCCGACACATTTCGCATTTCCGCGTTCACTCGGACGGAGGTGAATCGGTCGGAACTGCAACGACCTGGACTAAAAACCAGGTGGTTGTTTCCATCAACAGCGGCCAGAGCTTCAAGACGATATACAAAAAGGCGGATGAATGGCATATGGGCGAGGATGTTCGGGGCATCGTCATCGATGACGAGTACTTCCTCAGAACAGACGCAAACCGAATCAAAGCAGACAATCTCGGCGAGCTTCCTGAATTCTAGGGTATTGCCATACCCTTGCCCTTTTATGTTCGCTCGCCCCTCCCTGGCGCCGCCTAACGGCTACTGTTATAGCGTCTCATTGAAAGCCAGGGGAGGGAGCTTTTGAAACAATATTGGCCGATATCGGCCAATATTCCCTGAATTCCCGGCATTTTGTAGCCAGGCGGACACAGGCAAATCTATCTTGAGCAGTTCCAGAATCTCTCGCTGCGTTTTTGTAACCTCGGTAAGTCTCTGTCCGTATTTCCCTGCATAACGAATCTTCGTGGGCGGATCCATCTCAAAAAGAAATTCGCGAATCGTATAGCTCTCGATAAGCCTAGACTCCCGCATTTCTTTCCGAAGTGCACTTATGAAAAGCAAGGCAATGAACTGGACAAATAAACGGCCATCGACGGTCTCAATCGTGTGCATTCGAAGTCGCTTCATATCCAGTCCGTTCTTGAGATCATCGAAACACTTCTCCACAATGTCCTTGTCGCGGTAGACTTGTAAGGCTTCTATGGGATCTTTAAACCGCATCGTTAAAAGCGCCTGGAATCCTGTATATCGCTTTATGTACTGGTTCACTGCCTGGCTGTTGTATGGAAACCTTCATCCCCCGCACCGGCGTCGTCGTGATGATGAAAAAAGTGTCATACAGTTCCTTGTGTTCAGCCTTTAGCTTTCCTGTTTCGAGCTCTTCCTTGTACCCAATGAGTTCCCTCGAGAACCGATCGACCGCGTGCGCCTTCATCTCGGCGATAGAAGAATTCGCCGTAACTGAATAAGCGAGGAACACATGTCCAGTCCAATCCAATGGAAAGTCCAACTCTTCAAACTCAATTACGACCAGCGCGAATACGACGCCGTCATGGATACTCTCAAATCGGGCTGGATCACCATGGGCCAGCGGACGC encodes:
- a CDS encoding ImmA/IrrE family metallo-endopeptidase, producing the protein MPGRTGFVREKARKTLKDAGQNSVPVDLEKVCEYLGFCYIEVQNFPTSLSALCIEQGGMKYAAVNASHHPHRKRFSLAHELGHWVLGHTRSYARPDVSIDNPPEPEDIIKNNAIEESEANEFAGELLVPLAQLKKHLSQTPDIEKLAAIFNVSTQVISIRLLATRSL
- a CDS encoding DUF2188 domain-containing protein — encoded protein: MAERKTTHVVPNHDGGWDIKQGGGERSSGHFDTKQDAVDRAREISRNIGSELFIHKQDGTIGQKDTHGGDPFPPKG
- a CDS encoding DUF3892 domain-containing protein, which codes for MAKWADYLISAVRYDTSSNGRHISHFRVHSDGGESVGTATTWTKNQVVVSINSGQSFKTIYKKADEWHMGEDVRGIVIDDEYFLRTDANRIKADNLGELPEF